The following are from one region of the Gryllotalpicola protaetiae genome:
- a CDS encoding ThuA domain-containing protein has protein sequence MNPRAVVVSGSGRYADPWHPFADTSARIAGVLRGAGFEVEIDERVDARLADVGECELLVVNVGFPDPADEAADAATRAGLLAYLATGRPLLVSHVSSTSFPAMPEWEGVLGGVWVRGTTFHPEYGPSHVEVVDGRHPITAGVADFELLDERYTALRVSPDVHVLAQHTLDGVAHPLLWTHGYGTARVVYDALGHDAASYESPEHRQLLGRAALWLVAPGSTP, from the coding sequence GTGAATCCGCGCGCCGTCGTCGTCTCTGGCTCCGGCCGCTACGCGGACCCGTGGCATCCGTTCGCCGACACCTCCGCGCGCATCGCCGGGGTGCTGCGCGGCGCGGGATTCGAGGTCGAGATCGATGAACGGGTGGATGCCCGGCTCGCCGACGTCGGCGAGTGCGAGCTTCTGGTGGTGAACGTCGGGTTCCCCGACCCTGCCGATGAGGCGGCGGATGCTGCGACCCGTGCCGGCCTGCTTGCGTACCTCGCCACGGGCCGGCCGCTGCTCGTCTCTCACGTCTCGTCGACCTCGTTCCCGGCGATGCCGGAATGGGAGGGCGTGCTCGGAGGCGTGTGGGTGCGGGGCACCACGTTCCACCCCGAGTACGGGCCGTCCCACGTCGAGGTCGTCGACGGCAGGCATCCGATCACCGCTGGCGTCGCCGATTTCGAGCTGCTCGACGAGCGGTACACCGCGTTGCGGGTGAGCCCAGACGTGCACGTGCTCGCGCAGCACACCCTCGACGGCGTCGCGCACCCCCTCCTGTGGACGCACGGGTACGGCACGGCGCGCGTCGTCTACGACGCGCTGGGGCATGACGCCGCCTCATACGAGAGCCCTGAGCACCGCCAGCTGCTCGGCCGTGCGGCGCTCTGGCTCGTCGCGCCCGGCAGCACGCCGTAG